One Mycoplasmopsis caviae DNA segment encodes these proteins:
- a CDS encoding chromate transporter, producing MNNSSKNQEFQYTKKPTFFNVFCFILLITFISFGGGNALMPTIKKYAVDKYKWLSPDEFEQNVIITNMLPGPSVIEAMSYIAIKLLGFKKGMFLVILAALPHLLVFFLIFYFVSYIPQKYLFVIELGVIVAIIGSLIGFALEYYKKGRSKLKVSLWFFLFLVTFAFCFFIPSPWNMPVIIMLLIASIFASIEVIKHKKEIKKLAIEQENKNELNKTKKDESEQNNNNSGEQKGGQ from the coding sequence ATGAATAACTCATCGAAAAACCAGGAGTTTCAATATACCAAAAAACCAACATTTTTTAATGTTTTCTGCTTCATTTTACTTATTACTTTTATTAGTTTTGGTGGCGGTAATGCACTGATGCCAACAATTAAAAAGTATGCAGTAGATAAATATAAATGGTTAAGTCCTGATGAATTTGAACAAAATGTCATTATTACAAATATGTTACCCGGACCTAGTGTCATTGAAGCAATGAGTTACATTGCTATTAAACTTTTAGGTTTTAAAAAGGGAATGTTTTTGGTAATTTTAGCTGCTTTGCCACATCTTTTAGTTTTCTTTTTAATATTTTATTTTGTTAGTTATATACCACAAAAATATTTATTTGTTATTGAATTAGGTGTGATTGTGGCCATAATTGGTTCACTAATTGGTTTTGCTCTAGAATACTATAAAAAAGGCAGAAGTAAACTAAAAGTCAGTTTATGATTTTTTCTATTTTTAGTAACTTTTGCATTTTGTTTCTTTATTCCTTCGCCTTGAAATATGCCAGTAATTATTATGCTTTTAATTGCTTCTATTTTTGCTTCAATTGAAGTTATTAAGCATAAAAAAGAGATTAAAAAATTAGCAATTGAGCAAGAAAATAAAAATGAGTTAAACAAGACTAAAAAAGATGAAAGCGAGCAAAATAACAATAACTCAGGTGAACAAAAAGGAGGCCAATAA
- a CDS encoding chromate transporter has protein sequence MLWLSLFVAIVFLTLISLSIFGGGQVFMPIFSWFWELFRSWFGSNITQSDIAQAFAIGNATPGILSTKFALVTGYFIANKEWWGFIVMFLTYLVFVIPPILMMKLAMKYSKKFENNKFLTKLINVMNPVVTAIICALAIQLFISALAPHFFFNKSLSQYVGYIHNSPKVLFYSAWRKIALYCYVPCGIIISAVLYIKKVPIIALILSNVALALIIFEPWLG, from the coding sequence ATGCTTTGACTATCCTTGTTTGTTGCAATAGTATTTTTAACTCTTATAAGTTTATCAATTTTTGGTGGTGGGCAAGTTTTCATGCCAATTTTTAGTTGATTTTGAGAACTGTTTAGAAGTTGATTTGGTAGCAATATTACACAAAGCGATATTGCACAAGCATTTGCTATTGGAAATGCAACACCAGGTATTCTTTCAACAAAATTTGCACTGGTAACTGGATACTTCATAGCTAACAAAGAGTGATGAGGTTTTATAGTAATGTTTTTAACTTACTTAGTGTTTGTTATACCGCCAATTTTAATGATGAAATTGGCCATGAAATATTCAAAGAAATTTGAGAACAATAAGTTTCTAACTAAGTTAATTAATGTTATGAATCCTGTTGTTACTGCTATTATTTGTGCATTAGCTATTCAACTTTTTATCTCTGCTCTAGCACCACATTTTTTCTTTAATAAATCACTTAGTCAATATGTTGGGTATATTCATAATAGTCCAAAAGTACTGTTTTATAGTGCTTGAAGAAAAATTGCTCTATATTGTTATGTGCCTTGCGGAATAATTATTTCAGCAGTTCTTTATATTAAAAAAGTACCAATAATAGCTCTAATATTAAGCAATGTTGCACTTGCATTAATCATATTTGAACCCTGGCTAGGTTAA
- a CDS encoding RluA family pseudouridine synthase: MLKLSVQYKERIDKYIGQNSELSRNDIKELIEQGAVYIGENIQVHKCNYIVREGQEITIVKLLDKEINIEPVNIPLDIKYEDDDLVIIDKPSGLVVHPSPGHYNDTLVNGLLYHFKNNLSNENGLLRPGIVHRIDKDTSGLLIIAKNNTMHNLLAQMLKQHQIERTYVAIAKGLIENPLTKINLPIARSVQDRKVMSVHKEGKEAVTFVHLLKHFYLNKEPMSLIKCELKTGRTHQIRVHMAYIKHPIYGDPTYGKSIDEFNQRLHAYKLKFIHPVSKKEICIYSPVPKEFNVADFDFNTLTKE, from the coding sequence ATGTTAAAATTAAGTGTTCAATATAAAGAAAGAATTGACAAATATATAGGTCAAAATAGCGAATTAAGTCGTAATGATATTAAGGAATTAATTGAGCAGGGTGCAGTCTATATTGGCGAAAATATTCAAGTTCACAAATGTAATTACATTGTCCGTGAAGGACAAGAAATTACAATTGTTAAATTGCTTGATAAAGAAATCAATATTGAGCCTGTCAATATACCACTTGATATAAAATATGAAGATGATGACTTGGTAATAATTGATAAACCAAGCGGACTAGTTGTCCATCCTTCTCCAGGTCACTATAATGACACATTAGTTAATGGTCTTCTATATCATTTTAAAAATAATTTGTCTAATGAAAACGGGCTTCTTCGTCCAGGTATAGTTCATCGTATTGATAAAGATACCAGCGGACTTTTAATTATTGCAAAAAATAATACAATGCACAACCTTCTTGCCCAGATGTTAAAGCAACACCAAATTGAAAGAACATATGTGGCAATCGCTAAAGGTTTAATTGAAAACCCGCTAACTAAAATTAATTTGCCTATTGCCCGAAGCGTGCAAGATCGTAAAGTTATGAGTGTTCATAAGGAAGGTAAAGAAGCAGTTACTTTTGTACACCTACTTAAGCATTTTTATTTAAACAAAGAACCAATGTCGCTAATTAAATGTGAATTAAAAACAGGTCGTACTCACCAAATCAGGGTTCATATGGCATATATCAAACATCCAATTTATGGTGATCCAACTTATGGTAAGAGTATTGATGAATTTAACCAAAGATTGCATGCTTACAAACTTAAGTTTATACATCCTGTTTCTAAGAAAGAAATATGTATTTACTCGCCTGTACCAAAAGAATTTAATGTTGCTGATTTTGATTTTAATACACTCACAAAAGAATAA